In Hydrotalea sp., the DNA window TGTTGTTGGTGGCTGGTTTGCCGTTGTTGACATCATGCGCCAAGCGCCAGGTATTAAACGCCAGCGGTGATAAGGCGCAAACCGGCCAGGTGTTAAGCGTCCTTAAAGCCAACCCGGCCGGCGGGGTCCAGGCCAGCGATGCCGCGCAACAGGCGAACGATAATGGCAGTGCCAACACAAGGGTGGCCGCCGATATCGGCAGTGATAATGATAATGAAAATATTCCCGGCGCACCCGACCAAAGCAAGGGGTATTTCGCCTATGACAGCAGTACGCTGGATGACGAAGCCCAGGCCGTGGTGCAACAATTTGGTCAATGGCTGATAGATAACACCGATGCAAAATTAACCATCGAGGGCCACGCCGACGAACGCGGCACCCGCGAATATAATTTGGCGTTGGGCGCGCGCCGTGCCAATGCGGCGAAAAGGCTTATTGTCGCCATGGGCGTCGCGCCAAACCGGATAAAAACCATTTCCTATGGCAAGGAAAGACCAGACGACCCGCGTTCGAACGAGCAGGCATGGTCGAAGAATCGCCGTTTCGTTGCTCTAAAATTACAATAAATTGATGATGTTGCTGGGGCTGGTGGTCGCAAGCATGACCAAGGTGGCTACTTGTGCGTTATAGGACTTTGGGTTAAAGTGGCAACCTTAAAGCAATGAAAAAAAAATCTGTAGAAAAACGCAAAACGGACACCTCGGTGGGCGACGATTTGTGGCAAGAATTTTGCCAGCGATTGGCCGCGCCCGACATGGCGGGGTTGCTGGCGGCGGAAAAAACATTGTTGGTTGCCCTGTCGGGTGGCGGGGATTCGTGGGCACTGACCATGTTGTTAAAAAAATGGTGCGGGGCGCAGGGCAAGGATTTGGTGGCGGTGCATATCAACCACGGCCTGCGCGCGGCGGCCGATGGCGAGGCGGCAAGGTTGCAAAAAATGACGGCGCGTTACGATGTGCGATTGCGGGTAGAAAAACTGGCACCTTTTGCTGATAAAAAAAACCTGCATCATCGCGCACGGCGGGCGCGTTATGACGCCCTGGCCTCGGTGGCGCGGGAAGTTGGCGCGCGGGTGGTTATGCTCGGCCACCAAGAAAACGACGTTGCGGAAAATTTGTTGATGCGCCTG includes these proteins:
- the pal gene encoding peptidoglycan-associated lipoprotein Pal → MKKRYLFLHIARLVLLVAGLPLLTSCAKRQVLNASGDKAQTGQVLSVLKANPAGGVQASDAAQQANDNGSANTRVAADIGSDNDNENIPGAPDQSKGYFAYDSSTLDDEAQAVVQQFGQWLIDNTDAKLTIEGHADERGTREYNLALGARRANAAKRLIVAMGVAPNRIKTISYGKERPDDPRSNEQAWSKNRRFVALKLQ